One genomic region from Xylocopa sonorina isolate GNS202 chromosome 8, iyXylSono1_principal, whole genome shotgun sequence encodes:
- the LOC143426030 gene encoding tax1-binding protein 3 homolog has translation MCAKMAFQHQAGTAMECLSIPIILVKETDVNENGEEVMKCGFKIGGGIDQDFRKSPQGYTDNGIYVTEVHEGSPAAKSGLRMHDKILQCNGYDFTMVTHKKAVSYIRKHPVLNLLVARKGVTST, from the exons ATGTGCGCGAAAATGGCTTTTCAGCATCAAGCTGGGACCGCGATGGAATGCCTGAGC ATACCAATTATATTGGTCAAAGAAACGGATGTGAACGAAAACGGGGAGGAGGTGATGAAGTGTGGCTTTAAGATAGGAGGCGGTATCGATCAAGACTTCAGAAAAAGTCCACAGGGTTATACAGATAAT GGTATATATGTGACCGAAGTGCACGAGGGATCACCAGCTGCGAAAAGTGGTCTACGTATGCACGATAAAATTTTACAGTGCAATGGGTATGACTTTACGATGGTAACTCATAAAAAAGCTGTATCGTATATAAGGAAACATCCAGTATTAAATCTATTAGTAGCTCGTAAAGGAGTGACGAGTACTTAA